In Methylomonas sp. MK1, the genomic stretch GTTGCCGGCGCCCATGGTCTGTCCGCCAACAAACACCGTGAGTGTGTCGGCTGCTACACTGAAATTGCTTAATGTAGTCTCGGCGCCAGTATCCGGGCGATTAAATACCGCGCTGAAATTATTGGCACCGCCGGATGTAATCGCTGTCAAGCTGTCGGTCAAGATGCTTCCCAAAAAGCCGCCGGCGGCGTCTAGGATGTCTCGTCTACTTGTGTTGCTGCCGGAGAAAAAGCCGCCATCGTAGGTATAGTCAAAATTGATGACGACAGCGTCAGCTGATTGGCTGGCGGCCAGCAACAAGACGCCGGCGAATGCGGATGGTTTAATAAGCATGAATTTAACTCGCTCAAGTTGGTTAATAATTGCTGCGGTTAGCTCGGTCTTGATTTAGATTCGAGCACTGTGCAGCGCTAGTTCTTGTTCTCGGTGGGCGCATTCAGTAATGCAATACACTGATGATTGCCGTAGGCGAAAAGTAACATCGCAAATATTCGCCAGGCAAGCATTTTATTCGAAACACGTCGAAAAATTGTTCTTTGCTGAAATTTATTTCACTTGGCAACCACTGCGTGGATAGTGCTATCCAGAAAAACGAGAGTGTTCGATCAGAAAGCCGACTAAAATAGGCGCGTCGCTTGCTTGCTTGAATACTTGGCAGGCTGCTCTTCATAATTAGAATAAACATACTAAGTACTTTTGAAAAACAACGCTGCTACTTATTCGGTCGGAATCGACCTAGGCACGACCCATACCGTGGTCGCCTACTCCGACATCCACGATCCTGCGAAAGCAATTCACCTGTTCGAGATTCCTCAGCTGATCGCGCCAGGGGAAGTGAATGCCAAGCCACTATTACCGTCGGTGCGTTACCATCCTGCGCTCGGAGAAATAAGCGCCGAGGCCGGGTTTTTAACCCAGGAAAATGGCGCTGTGCTGGGTGAAGCGGCGCGCTTGCTGGGTGCCAAGTCGCAAGGCCGTTTGGTTACCAGCGCCAAGAGTTGGTTGTCGCACACAGCCGTTGATCACAGTGCTGCTATTTTGCCTTGGGGCAGTGACGAATCGGTATTTAAAGTCTCGCCGCTGGAAGCCAGCGCTAGTTATTTGCGACATGTCTGTTCCGTTTGGGAGCAGCGTTTTCCCTCTGCGCCACTTGCTCTGCAGGAAGTTGTGATTACGGTGCCGGCGTCCTTCGACGAGTCCGCGCGATCCTTGACCCTGGAAGCGGCAAAGATGGCCGGTTTGAAAGGCGTCAGGTTGCTAGAAGAGCCGCAAGCAGTTTGTTACGACTGGCTGCGCCGGCATGCCGGTACCATCAAATCCAGTCTGGCCGGTAGCCGGTTATTGCTGGTCTGCGATGTCGGCGGCGGTACTACCGATTTGACTTTGATCAAGATTGAGCAGGGTCTAGATGAGCCGCGGCTGACGCGCATAGGTGTCGGCGACCACCTGATGTTGGGTGGCGACAATATTGATCTGGCTCTGGCGCATTTAGCGGAAAGCCGCTTGCGAGCCGGCGACAAAAAACTCTCTACCGCCGATTTATCGCAATTGCTGGAGCAATGTCGGATCGCCAAGGAATTGTTATTGGCTGACGATGCCCCGGAGCACGTTGCTGTAACCTTATTGGGCGGCGGTTCCAGGTTGATTGGCGGCACTAAAAGCGCCACGCTAAGCAGAGAGGAAGTTAAGCAAATTGCCTTGGATGGTTTTTTGCCCCTATCCGGTTTGCAAGACCTGCCGGACAGGAAGCGTAGCGGAGTAGTGGAGTTTGGCTTGCCCTACGCGGCGGAGCCGGCTATCAGTAAGCATATAGCCGCCTTTTTGCAGTTGCATGCGCAAGCGGCACAAACTGCCCTGGGTAGTACGGGCGCAGAGCATCAAATAGTCCCCGACGCCTTATTGCTGAACGGCGGCGTGTTTCGCAGTTCGGCCATGGTGCAACGGTTAATTGATTTATTAACCCGATGGCGTGGCGGGCGGCCGCCGTTATTGCTGGATAATAGCCATCCGGAATTGGCGGTGGCTTACGGTGCGGTAAGTTATGCAGTTGCCCGCCGCGAGAAGAACTTGAAAATCGGCGGCGGTGCGGCGCGTAGTTATTTTCTGCTTGTTGATGCCACGGTCAAAAGTGGCGATGGTAAGCAAGGCGGTCGTGGCGTTTGTATCCTGCCGAAAGGTAGTGAGGAAGGCCATGAGATTTTGTTAAGTGATCGGCAATTCGCTCTCCGAGTGGGACAACCGGTACGGTTTCATTTGCTGTCCAGCAGCGGAGACGGTAATTACCGGCCCGGCGCAATAGTCGAGCTAGATGACGAGCGGTTTCACAGTCTGCCGCCGTTGGCAGTGGCGTTCGAAGGCCAGTTGAAAACTGAAGTTGCGGTGCAATTGCTGGCGACATATACCGAAGTCGGTACTTTGCAATTGCAGTGCGTAGCGGTGGCAGACTCCAACCAGCGTTGGGATGTAGAGTTTCAAATTCGCAAAAAAGCCCAAACATCCATAAATGCCGAATTACCTGGTCAATTGCCGCAAGCGCTGGAGAAAGTCCAGGCCGTATTCGGAGCCAAATCCAAACAAGTCGATCCGCAGGCGGTAAAAACCTTGCGCGCCGATCTGGAAAACGTTCTCGCGGCACCGCGAGGCGCCTGGCAAACCCCGTTACTGCGCGAGTTGTTTACGGCCTTGCTGGACGGCAGTAAATACCGGCGGCGTAGTGAACAGCACGAACGCCTCTGGTTGAGTTTGGCTGGCTTTTGCCTGCGTCCGGGCTTTGGTTATCCGCTCGACGATTGGCGGGTAGAGCAACTCTGGAAGCTATATGCAGAAGGGCTGCAGTTCGTTAACGAAAAACAGAACTGGGCCGAATGGTGGACCTTATGGCGGCGCGTTGCCGGTGGCCTGGGTGCGGATGCTCAACATCGTATCTTTAACGACATCGCCAAATTCATCAATCCGGCTGCCTCGCGCCAGCCGGGTGTCGCGAAGCAACTGGCTACACGAGGTTACGAAGATATGGTGCGACTGGCGGCGGCACTAGAGCGGTTGAACCTTGTCGATAAAATTCAACTGGGCGAGTGGCTCTTGAAGCGTCTGGAAAAAGCCGGAGAGCCTGAGCAGAGTTGGTGGGCGGTCGGACGTATCGGTGGGCGGATTCTGTTTCACGGCAACAATCATCAGGTAATTCCAGCGAAGACTGCCGAAATCTGGCTGAAACAGCTATTGAGAGCTGATTGGAAAAAGCTAACCCAGGCCGGCTTTGCCGCCACCTTGTTGGCGAGGCGTTGCGACGACCGTGCTCGGGATATCGACGATAGCCTGCGAGCGCAGGTGATCGACAAGCTCAAACAAGCTAAATCCCCTGTGTCGTGGGTAGACATGGTTGCCGAATTCAAACAACTGGATGAACAACAGGAAAAGCAAGTCTTCGGCGAAGCGCTGCCGCCGGGCTTGAAACTAATTGTTTAATGCTAAGCTTTGTGATGCCGATATAACAATCAACAGCGGCACGTTACCTGAACCGGTTATTGGCATAGAAATCGCTTTATCCAGTTCAATAGCGGTTTTTCACTCTGAAAGCACATTAAACGACAAAAATATGGCAGACAAATACGGCATAGACAGTCATAAACTGGTGTATCACCCGCAGCGGGTGGCGCAATGGTTGGATGGCAGGCACGATTGGCAGCAAGCGAAAGCCGTGTATCCTATCTACATGGAGGTCTCTCCGGTAGGTGCCTGTAATCACCGTTGCACGTTTTGCGCAGTGGATTACATCGGTTATAAAGCGCAGCGTCTGGATGTCAAAATTTTGGCGGAGCGTTTGACTGAGATGGGTAAGCTTGGTGTGAAAAGCATCATGTACGCCGGCGAAGGCGAGCCTATGCTGCACAAGGAGATCAATGACATCGTCAAATGGACTTTCGATGCCGGTATCGATGTGTCTTTCACTACCAACGGCACCTTGATGAACCAGCGTTTTGTCGAGCAATCCTTGCCGCTGGTATCGTGGATAAAGGTGTCGCTGAATGCCGGCAGTGCCGAAAATTATGCAGCCATTCATCAAACCAAGGCGTCCGATTTTGACTTGGTGCTGAACAATCTGCGTCGTGCGGTCGACCATAAGAAAACCCAGCAATTATCCTGCGCTCTGGGAGCACAAATTTTATTGTTGCCGGAAAATCAACATGAAGTAAGCACGCTGGCAAAAATCTGCCGCGAAATCGGTTTGGATTATCTGGTCGTCAAGCCGTATTCCCAACATCTATTCAGCGAAACCCGCCGCTACGAAGCCTTGCGATACGACAATCTACTGGGAATGGCCGAGGAACTGGCCCAATTCAACGGCGACGGCTTTAACGTGGTATTTCGCGAACAGACCATGAAGAACTACAGCCAATCGGAAACCGAGCGTTACAAAACCTGCCACGCCACTCCTTATTTTTGGGGCTATATCATGGCTGACGGCGAAGTCTACGGCTGCAGTGCCTATCTCACCGATCAACGCTTTGCTTACGGCAATATCCATCAGCAGTCTTTCCAAGCCATCTGGGAAGGCGAGAAACGCCGGCAGAACTGGCAGTACATCACCCAGGACTTGGATATTAGCCAATGCCGCAAAAATTGCCGGATGGAGTCGGTTAATCAGTATCTGGACAAGCTCACGGCCAATCAGCCGGCCCATATCAATTTTATCTAGGACAGACGCATGAAAGTATTGGTTACCGGCGGAGCGGGATTTATTGGCAGTCATTTGAGTCGCGAGTTATGGCAACAAGGCCATCAGGTCAGCGTGATCGACAGTCTGGTTGGCGGCCGTAAAGAAACTATTGCCGATTTGCTCGACCAAGAGCGTTTTGAGTTTCATCACGCCGATATTCGCGACGCCGAAACCATCGCGCCATTATTTGCAGGTATTGACTGGGTTTTTCACTTGGCCGGTCTAGCCGACATCGTACCCTCCATCGAGCAGCCGCGCGCGTATTACGAGACCAATGTCAGCGGTACATTCAATGTATTGGAAGCGGCTCGCGCCGCCGGTATCAAGCGATTTGTCTACGCGGCGTCGTCATCCTGCTACGGCATTCCAGATCAGTTTCCCACGCCGGAATCTGCGCCCGTTCAGCCACAGTATCCTTACGCTTTGACTAAATACTTGGGTGAGGAACTGGTGATGCACTGGGCACAGCTCTATGACTTGCCTGCAGTGTCGCTGCGCTTATTCAACGTCTACGGCCCACATGCTCGTACCACGGGCGCTTACGGCGCGGTGTTCGGGGTGTTTCTGGCGCAAAAGATTAATGGTAAACCCTTTACCGTGGTCGGCGACGGCACCCAGACCCGCGACTTTACCTACGTCACGGATGTGGCCAAAGCCTTTATCGCCGCTGCCGAATCGGAACTTTGTGGCGAGATCATGAATGTCGGTAGCGGCGGCACCTACAGTGTCAATCAACTGGTGGGATTATTGGGCGGTGCGATCGAATACATTCCCAAGCGGCCCGGCGAGCCCGATTGCACCTTTGCCGACACCCGTAAGATCAAGACAAAACTTGGCTGGCAACCGCAAGTTAGTTTCGAGCAGGGTGTGGCCAATATGCTGGCGCACATCGATTACTGGCAAAACGCCCCGCTGTGGACTTCGGCTTCTATCGCTGACGCTACTGCGGGCTGGTTTAAGTACCTGGACAAATAGGGAGGAGCCCATGGCTATCGGACAAGCGGCAGCGGATTTTGCGACTTTGCTGAACAACAGCGTATTTACAGACGCGCAGGGCCAAACCCTGGACGGCGAATCGGTGATACAGCAATTGCTTGCCGAGTTTGCCAGAGTCCGCGACCAGCAGGCTAAGATCATGGTGTTGGGCAACGGCGGCAGCGCTGCGATTGCCAGTCATGTGATTACCGACTTACGGAATGTCGGCGGCTTGTGCGCCTTGACCTTGCACGAAGCCGCGCCTTTGACTTGTTTTACCAATGATTTCGGTTACGAGCAGGCCTTCGCCAAACAAATTACCGCATTCGCGAATCCGGACGATTTATTGATCGCGATTAGCAGTTCCGGGCAATCCTTGAATATCGTCAACGCGGTACAAGCTGCCAACGCCAAAGGCTTGCCGGTCATGACCCTAAGTGGCTTTAAGGCCGACAATCCGCTCCGTAAACTGGGGCGCTGGAATTGCTGGCTGGACAGCAGTCATTACGGCATGGTCGAGTTGGGGCATCTGTTCGTGTTGCACCATATTACCGATCATCTGCTCAGGAAATAAGCTCATGTCCACGGAAAAAATTGTCTCCATCGAACAACTGGCAAAACGTGCCGCCGAGTTGAAAGGCCAAGGCAAAACGGTGGCTTTATGTCACGGCACCTTCGATTTATTGCATATCGGCCATATTCGCCACCTGCAAAGCGGCGCGCGGCAGGCCGATGCATTGCTGGTCAGCGTTACCGCCGACGAATACGTCAATAAAGGCCCAGGGCGGCCGGTGTTCAACCAATATTTGCGTGCGGAAAACATAGCGGCACTGGCTTGCGTCGATAGTGTGGCTATCAATCATGCGATTACCGCTGTGGAAGTATTGGACCAGGTCAAGCCTGATTTATATGTGAAGGGTAGCGATTACAAAAGTACCAGCGACGATTTGACCGGTAATATCCAGCACGAAAAAGACGCGGTAGAACGGCACGGCGGCAAGATTTACTTTACCGATGAACTGACATCCAGTTCGACGCGCTTATTGAACGAATATTTTGAGGTGTTCTCCCCGGAAATCTCCGCGTACCTGGATCAATTCAAGGAAACTGTCGGCGCCAACGAGATTATTGATAAACTCAAGGCCTTAAGCGGTTTGAATGTATTGGTGTTGGGCGAAGCAATTGTCGACGAATACCATTACACCTCGCCCCTGGGGCAGACTGGCAAGGGCAATGTGTTTTCGGTGAAATACAACGACTACGAACGCTTTGCCGGTGGCGCGATAGCGGTGGCGAATCACGTCGCGGAATTTGCCCACAACGTCACTTTGCTGTCGGGTTTGGGCGCCACCAAAAGTCACGAAGATTTCATCCGTACCAATCTGAACCCGGCGATTGATCCGGTGTTCTTCTTCAGTCAGGATCGGCCGACGATCGTGAAGCGACGTTATGTCGATGCCGACATCGCTAAGTTATTTGAAGTGTATTTTTATAACGATGCGCCCTTGCCGGAGGAAACCAATCGCAAGATCGTGGCTTGGCTGGAAAAGCATTTGCGCGATTACGATGTGGTGATCGTGCCGGATTTTGGTAATGGCTTCATCTCCAATCAAATGGTCGCGGCCTTGTCCAAAGGCGCTAAATATTTGGCGGTGAACGCGCAGGTCAATAGTGGCAATCGGGGTTATCACTTAATCACGCGTTATCCGAACGCGGATTTCTTGTCGTTAAACGAACCGGAATTACGATTGGCGAGCCACGATAGAGGTGGTGCCATCGAGGAATTGGCCGGCCAGTTGGCCGACAAATTAAGCGCCAACCATATCGCCATTACCCGCGGTACTAAAGGTGCGTTAATGCTGGATCACGCTAAAACGGCATACAAGATTCCCGCTTTGTCGTCCAAAGTGGTGGATCGGATCGGTGCCGGCGATGCTTTTCTGTCCGTGGCGGGTTTATGTTTGGGCGGAGGGCTGTCGCCGGAGCAAGCCTTGTTTGCCGGCAGTGCCGCCGCCGCGCTGGATGTGCAAATTGTCTGTAACCGCGAGCCGGTGCGGGCAGTGGCTTTATTCAAATACATTACCACCTTGTTGAAATGACCGTCATGAGTCCAGCATCTGCCGACTTGAAGCACCTGTATTATCAAATGCTGCGCATCCGCCGCGCTGAGGAAGCGATTGCTCGGCGCTATGCCGAGCAGCAAATGCGTTGTCCCACGCACCTTTGCATCGGCGAGGAAGCTATCGCAGTGGGGGTTTGCGCGCATTTGACAGTTCAAGACAAAGTGTTCAGCAATCATCGCGGTCACGGCCACTATTTGGCCAAAGGCGGTGATTTGCCACGCCTGTTGGCCGAGCTCTATGGTTTTGCCGAAGGCTGCTGCGGTGGTCGAGGTGGATCCATGCATCTTACCGACTTGGACGCCGGCTTTGTCGCTTCCACGCCCATCGTCGGCGGCACTGTGCCATTAGCCGCCGGTTATGCCTGGGCCGAGCAGATGAAAAAATCCGGCGCCGCACAGGGATGTGCCAGTGTCGCGGGAGGCAGGATGCCGGAAGCGACCAACGTTGTGGTGATTTTCTTCGGCGATGGTTGCTTTGAAGAAGGGGTGATGCACGAAACCTTGAATTTTGCGGTTTTAAAGCAACTGCCGTTGCTATTTATCTGCGAGAACAACCAATATTCGGTTATGACGCCGTTGGCGGAGCGCCAGCCCAAACGCGATATTTATAAAATAGCCGCTGCCCACGGTTTACACGCAGTTAGCGGCGACGGTAATCGGGTTGATGAAGTATATGAACTGGCGCAAGCGGCTGTTGCCAACGCCCGAAATGGATTGGGTCCGCAGTTTTTGGAATTGCATACCCATCGCTGGCCGGAACACTGCGGACCTAACGAAGATGACGACTTAGGTTATCGCAACCCAGGCGAATTGGCGGCTTGGAAATTGCGCTGCCCGTTATTGCAAACCCGGCAGACGTTGCTTGACGCACAATTGAGCGATGATGCCGAAATAATACAAATGGAAACCTGTTTGGCCCTGGAAATTGAACAAGCCTTTGCCTGGGCTTTGCAAGGGACACGTCCCAAGATCGACAGCATGAGGCAGCACCTGTATGCGTGATGTTAGGCTGATGAGTTATGGTGAGGCGATCCGCGAAGCGTTGGACGATGCTTTGGCCCAGTTTCCGGACATGTTATTAATCGGCGAAGGCGTGCCGGACCCGAAGACCATCTTTGCAACGACCCAGGGTTTGCGCGAGAAGCACGGTGCTGATCGGGTATTAGACATGCCGTTGGCAGAAAACGGCATGACCGGGATCTGCATCGGTGCGGCCCTGGCGGGTATGCGGCCGGTGCTGGTGCATCAGCGTATTGATTTTGCCTTGCTGTCGGTTGATCAATTGGTCAATAACGCCGCGAAATGGCATTACATGTTCGATGGCCAGCAACAGGTGCCGCTGGTGATTCGGGTGATTAT encodes the following:
- a CDS encoding SIS domain-containing protein; this encodes MAIGQAAADFATLLNNSVFTDAQGQTLDGESVIQQLLAEFARVRDQQAKIMVLGNGGSAAIASHVITDLRNVGGLCALTLHEAAPLTCFTNDFGYEQAFAKQITAFANPDDLLIAISSSGQSLNIVNAVQAANAKGLPVMTLSGFKADNPLRKLGRWNCWLDSSHYGMVELGHLFVLHHITDHLLRK
- a CDS encoding SDR family oxidoreductase translates to MKVLVTGGAGFIGSHLSRELWQQGHQVSVIDSLVGGRKETIADLLDQERFEFHHADIRDAETIAPLFAGIDWVFHLAGLADIVPSIEQPRAYYETNVSGTFNVLEAARAAGIKRFVYAASSSCYGIPDQFPTPESAPVQPQYPYALTKYLGEELVMHWAQLYDLPAVSLRLFNVYGPHARTTGAYGAVFGVFLAQKINGKPFTVVGDGTQTRDFTYVTDVAKAFIAAAESELCGEIMNVGSGGTYSVNQLVGLLGGAIEYIPKRPGEPDCTFADTRKIKTKLGWQPQVSFEQGVANMLAHIDYWQNAPLWTSASIADATAGWFKYLDK
- a CDS encoding PfkB family carbohydrate kinase, which translates into the protein MSTEKIVSIEQLAKRAAELKGQGKTVALCHGTFDLLHIGHIRHLQSGARQADALLVSVTADEYVNKGPGRPVFNQYLRAENIAALACVDSVAINHAITAVEVLDQVKPDLYVKGSDYKSTSDDLTGNIQHEKDAVERHGGKIYFTDELTSSSTRLLNEYFEVFSPEISAYLDQFKETVGANEIIDKLKALSGLNVLVLGEAIVDEYHYTSPLGQTGKGNVFSVKYNDYERFAGGAIAVANHVAEFAHNVTLLSGLGATKSHEDFIRTNLNPAIDPVFFFSQDRPTIVKRRYVDADIAKLFEVYFYNDAPLPEETNRKIVAWLEKHLRDYDVVIVPDFGNGFISNQMVAALSKGAKYLAVNAQVNSGNRGYHLITRYPNADFLSLNEPELRLASHDRGGAIEELAGQLADKLSANHIAITRGTKGALMLDHAKTAYKIPALSSKVVDRIGAGDAFLSVAGLCLGGGLSPEQALFAGSAAAALDVQIVCNREPVRAVALFKYITTLLK
- a CDS encoding radical SAM protein: MADKYGIDSHKLVYHPQRVAQWLDGRHDWQQAKAVYPIYMEVSPVGACNHRCTFCAVDYIGYKAQRLDVKILAERLTEMGKLGVKSIMYAGEGEPMLHKEINDIVKWTFDAGIDVSFTTNGTLMNQRFVEQSLPLVSWIKVSLNAGSAENYAAIHQTKASDFDLVLNNLRRAVDHKKTQQLSCALGAQILLLPENQHEVSTLAKICREIGLDYLVVKPYSQHLFSETRRYEALRYDNLLGMAEELAQFNGDGFNVVFREQTMKNYSQSETERYKTCHATPYFWGYIMADGEVYGCSAYLTDQRFAYGNIHQQSFQAIWEGEKRRQNWQYITQDLDISQCRKNCRMESVNQYLDKLTANQPAHINFI
- a CDS encoding thiamine pyrophosphate-dependent dehydrogenase E1 component subunit alpha is translated as MSPASADLKHLYYQMLRIRRAEEAIARRYAEQQMRCPTHLCIGEEAIAVGVCAHLTVQDKVFSNHRGHGHYLAKGGDLPRLLAELYGFAEGCCGGRGGSMHLTDLDAGFVASTPIVGGTVPLAAGYAWAEQMKKSGAAQGCASVAGGRMPEATNVVVIFFGDGCFEEGVMHETLNFAVLKQLPLLFICENNQYSVMTPLAERQPKRDIYKIAAAHGLHAVSGDGNRVDEVYELAQAAVANARNGLGPQFLELHTHRWPEHCGPNEDDDLGYRNPGELAAWKLRCPLLQTRQTLLDAQLSDDAEIIQMETCLALEIEQAFAWALQGTRPKIDSMRQHLYA
- a CDS encoding Hsp70 family protein, encoding MKNNAATYSVGIDLGTTHTVVAYSDIHDPAKAIHLFEIPQLIAPGEVNAKPLLPSVRYHPALGEISAEAGFLTQENGAVLGEAARLLGAKSQGRLVTSAKSWLSHTAVDHSAAILPWGSDESVFKVSPLEASASYLRHVCSVWEQRFPSAPLALQEVVITVPASFDESARSLTLEAAKMAGLKGVRLLEEPQAVCYDWLRRHAGTIKSSLAGSRLLLVCDVGGGTTDLTLIKIEQGLDEPRLTRIGVGDHLMLGGDNIDLALAHLAESRLRAGDKKLSTADLSQLLEQCRIAKELLLADDAPEHVAVTLLGGGSRLIGGTKSATLSREEVKQIALDGFLPLSGLQDLPDRKRSGVVEFGLPYAAEPAISKHIAAFLQLHAQAAQTALGSTGAEHQIVPDALLLNGGVFRSSAMVQRLIDLLTRWRGGRPPLLLDNSHPELAVAYGAVSYAVARREKNLKIGGGAARSYFLLVDATVKSGDGKQGGRGVCILPKGSEEGHEILLSDRQFALRVGQPVRFHLLSSSGDGNYRPGAIVELDDERFHSLPPLAVAFEGQLKTEVAVQLLATYTEVGTLQLQCVAVADSNQRWDVEFQIRKKAQTSINAELPGQLPQALEKVQAVFGAKSKQVDPQAVKTLRADLENVLAAPRGAWQTPLLRELFTALLDGSKYRRRSEQHERLWLSLAGFCLRPGFGYPLDDWRVEQLWKLYAEGLQFVNEKQNWAEWWTLWRRVAGGLGADAQHRIFNDIAKFINPAASRQPGVAKQLATRGYEDMVRLAAALERLNLVDKIQLGEWLLKRLEKAGEPEQSWWAVGRIGGRILFHGNNHQVIPAKTAEIWLKQLLRADWKKLTQAGFAATLLARRCDDRARDIDDSLRAQVIDKLKQAKSPVSWVDMVAEFKQLDEQQEKQVFGEALPPGLKLIV